AAACCTACAAGACCTTTACCACCTCCACAAGGTTCTGTTGCAGAGATGGTGCAAGAAAAACTTAAAAATTCAAAAGTTGTGAGTGCATTCCAGAATGTATGTTGTAGGGCGTTGGAGGATTTAGATAATCCTGTTGATTGTGATATATTAGTTTGTGGGGATGATGAGGAAGCAAAAAAGGTTGTTATGGAATTAGCTGAGGAAATTGAAGGGGTTAGAGCAATTGACTGTGGAGAATTGGAAATGTCAAGAATTATTGAGCAAATAACCCCATTATTGATAAAATTAAATATAAAATACAAGTTAAAAGGCACTGGAATAAGGATTACTGGATTTTAAAGTAAATAAGAGGCATTACTGAGTGAGTCGAGGTATAGTTGTGTGCGTTTAAAAATCTTTAATAAAATTTTTAGTTTGTGGATAAACACCATATTTAAATCCACTGTAACCCATGGTTGCAGGGAAGTTGAATAATCGTAGATTATTCAACTATTAGTTATGGTTTAAATAACCATTAAAAAATTCCGCACACAACTATAATGCATCTCATTTGGATGAAATCAAACCGTAAGGTTTGAGTTGCAAAAATCTTTATTTTTGCTCAATCGGAGCGAAGCGGAGAGCTGCAAAAATCGAAGAGTTTTTGCTCAATTGGAGCAAAGTGGAAAGCCGCAAAACTGATATGTTTTGCTCAACTTTTTAAAAGTTTCATTTAAAATCGAGTATGCGGTTTAATAAATCATCTGCCATTTTCAATCCTTTTTCAAATTCTTTAATGCTTAAAAATTCATTTGGAGAATGGATAACATCTAAACTTCCAGCCCCAAAGATTAAAACATCTGCATTTAGTATATTGCCAAAGTAAAATGCTTCACATGTTGCATTAAAAAAGTCAATTTCAAAATCTTTTGATATTGAATTTAGTAGTTCTTCATTTTTTAGTATATAGAAATCCGCATAAGGAACTTTTCTTTTGTTCAAATATACTTCAACATATTTTGAGTATCTTTTTTCTTTTAAATAATCTTTTATTTTTTCCATTAAATTTTCTTCTACACTCCTAACGTCCAAAATAACTTCTGCACGGTTTGGGATTATATTTGGCTGGATGCCTCCCTTTATCATGGTTGGGGTTATTGATGAATAGTATTTTTTTCCATTAACCTCTATAAAACTGCATGGAAAATTCCTTAAGTCACAAATTACATCAACTATTATTTCTATGGCATTTATGCCGTTATTTGGGTCTGATGCATGACCAGATTTTCCATATGCCTTAACAACAACTTCAAACCTCCCCTTATGTCCAATACACACTTTTAAATCAGTAGGTTCTCCAACAATGCAGTAGAATTTTTTAGTTTTTGTGTTCTCTTTTAACCAATGGCAAAAATTGTATATACCACATGAGTCCCTTTCCTCATCAGGAGAAACAACTAAAACAGCATTTTCGTTGTTCAAAAAGGCATGTACTAATGAAACAAGCGGAGCTTTGGCATCACAAACACCAGTTCCATAAAAATTCTCGTCATCTTTTTCAAATTCCCTCAAAACTTTAACTGTATCTATATGTGAATTTAATAGAACTCCATTCTGCAAGTCCTCAAAATCCCTGTAAGCGACAAAACACCCCTTAATTATTCTATTCTTTATACCTAAATTGTCAAAAAAATTAGATAAATATTTAAATGCCTTTTTTACGCCTTCTTCATTATCAGTTCTTATTTTTGATAAATCTTCCCATAATTCAATTGGATTAAACTCTTTTGGTGTCATGAATATCCACATTTTTGTATTTTAAAATTTTAAAAATTAATTTAGACAAAGTTAAATTAATTAGTAGCTTATTTTTCTTTAAACATTAATTGCCTCATAATTTGCCCAATAGGTCCCCCCATCTTTAGCATCTTACCTCTTTTTAAATTTTCAATGGCTCGTTTGGTTGTTGCATAATATCTTAACAATTCCTTAACTTCTTCTGGCTTAACTCCCGCACCTCTCGCAATTCTTTCGATTCTTGATGCTTTAATTATTTCTGGGTTCTCTTTTTCTTCTTTTGTCATTGAGTCCATAATAATTCTGTATTTTTTTAGTTTTTGTTCTGTTATCTGGACTACTTCTTTTGGGAGTCCTGCACCAAATCCTGGTATCATGTTCATTATTTGCTTGATAGGCCCCATTTTGTTTATTGCCTCTAATTGAGCATAGAGCTCGTTAAGTGTAAATTTCCCCCTTAATATAGCATCTATGCTCTCCTCAGTTTTCTCATCTACTAATTCGTCTGCCTTTTCCAACAATGAATCTAAATCTCCCATTCCCAAGAGTCTTGAGATGAATTTTTTTGGGTCAAATGGCTCTAAATCGTCAATTCCTTCTCCAGTTCCAATGAATTTTATTGGTGCTTTTATTTCAGCAACAGCACTTAATGCTCCCCCACCCTTTGCAGAACCATCCAATTTAGTAACTATAATACTTCCAATATCTCCAACTGCATCTTTAAATGCCTTTGCTTGATTTCTTGCCTGTTGTCCAAGTGTTCCATCAATGACTAATATAATCTCGTCTGGATTTGTTATTTCCTTCATCATCTTCATTTCTTCTAACAACCCTTTCTCTTCTTTATGTCTTCCAGCAGTATCTATGATTATTACATCTGCCTTTTTGAATTTTTCAAGACCTTCTTTTGCTATGTCTATTGGTGATTTTGTTCTTGTTTCGTCTCCATACAAAGGCACATG
The sequence above is a segment of the Methanotorris igneus Kol 5 genome. Coding sequences within it:
- the npdG gene encoding NADPH-dependent F420 reductase, translating into MKIAILGGTGEQGFGLALRFAKNHEVIIGSRKKERAEDAAEKVKSILKERGIDANVRGLENKDAAKEGDIVILSLPYEYTLSTIKDLKEHLDGKIVVSIGVPLATAIGDKPTRPLPPPQGSVAEMVQEKLKNSKVVSAFQNVCCRALEDLDNPVDCDILVCGDDEEAKKVVMELAEEIEGVRAIDCGELEMSRIIEQITPLLIKLNIKYKLKGTGIRITGF
- a CDS encoding M20/M25/M40 family metallo-hydrolase, which produces MTPKEFNPIELWEDLSKIRTDNEEGVKKAFKYLSNFFDNLGIKNRIIKGCFVAYRDFEDLQNGVLLNSHIDTVKVLREFEKDDENFYGTGVCDAKAPLVSLVHAFLNNENAVLVVSPDEERDSCGIYNFCHWLKENTKTKKFYCIVGEPTDLKVCIGHKGRFEVVVKAYGKSGHASDPNNGINAIEIIVDVICDLRNFPCSFIEVNGKKYYSSITPTMIKGGIQPNIIPNRAEVILDVRSVEENLMEKIKDYLKEKRYSKYVEVYLNKRKVPYADFYILKNEELLNSISKDFEIDFFNATCEAFYFGNILNADVLIFGAGSLDVIHSPNEFLSIKEFEKGLKMADDLLNRILDFK
- a CDS encoding signal recognition particle protein Srp54, coding for MLEKLGESINKALNKIKNATFVDKKLVKEVIKDIQKALIQADVNVKLVLQMSKTIEKRAIEETPPKGFSKKEHIIKIVYEELVKLLGEEPKPLELNPKKQTVILLVGIQGSGKTTTAAKLARYIQKRGLKPALIAADTYRPAAYEQLKQLAEKIHVPLYGDETRTKSPIDIAKEGLEKFKKADVIIIDTAGRHKEEKGLLEEMKMMKEITNPDEIILVIDGTLGQQARNQAKAFKDAVGDIGSIIVTKLDGSAKGGGALSAVAEIKAPIKFIGTGEGIDDLEPFDPKKFISRLLGMGDLDSLLEKADELVDEKTEESIDAILRGKFTLNELYAQLEAINKMGPIKQIMNMIPGFGAGLPKEVVQITEQKLKKYRIIMDSMTKEEKENPEIIKASRIERIARGAGVKPEEVKELLRYYATTKRAIENLKRGKMLKMGGPIGQIMRQLMFKEK